The following nucleotide sequence is from Flavobacterium sp. N1736.
GTTCCGGTTATCCCGATTTATTTGCCGGAAAAACAGAAAAAACAACCAGAAAACCTGATGAAAAAGTCAAAGAAATTGAAGCTCTTTTTTTAAACTTCAATACAAAAATGGATTCACCGGATTTCATAAAACCGGAGATTAAAGACTACAATAAAAATTCGCTGACTTTATCTCTGCTTACTATAGAATCTGAGTTACTAACGGCATCTGAAAATTTTGATTTAACATTGACATGTCTTGATTTTGAAGTTCCGGGTTTTGGAAAATTCACAATTCTGGAGTGGGTTAATTTCGGACTTGTTCATGCTCAAAGACATACAAAGCAATTACATGATATTTTTAATTATGTTACAAAACTATAAACACATTATATGAAATCAAAAGCGGGTACTATTTTTTTATCAGGATTAATTGCCGGAACGCTCGATATTTTGGCTGCGATTATTATCTATGCGATACTATTAGAAAAAACAACTCCAATAAAAATTCTGCAATCTATTGCCAGCAGTATTTTTAAAAAAGAAGCCTATAGCGGCGGTTCACAAATGGCGTGGTATGGTTTGGGTTTACACTTTATAATTGCCCTTATTTTTGCCTGGTTCTATTTTACTGTTTATCCCTATTTGCCATTTTTAAAAAAGAGCGCTTTATTTTCCGGAATTCTATACGGAATTTTTGTCTGGATAATCATGAATCTTATTGTTTTACCCATTGTATTTCCGGTTTTACCGGCTAAACATTTCGATTTTCCATTACTGCTTTCAATCTTGATTTTAATATTTTGTATCGGATTTCCAATTGCATTTATAGTGAGAAAATTTTATTCTTTTAAATAGATCTAACGAGAAACCCGACAGGTTTTAAAAACCTGTCGGGTTTACGTATGAATAAAAACAAAAAAAGCGACACTCCCCAAAGTGTCGCTTTTTTTTGTCTATATAATTAATCAATTTATTACTAAACTTTTCTTCTTCCGCTTATTAATGAAAGTATAAATAATACGATAAATATGAAGAATAAAACTTTAGCAATACTAGCGGCTCCAGCGGCAATTCCGCCAAAACCAAATATTCCTGCTACTATAGCTAGAATAATAAAAATGACTGTCCAACGTAACATATGATTTCTTTTTTAATTTATAAATATGACCTTTTAGGTCTGTTTGTTATTCAAATTTCTTTCTTAATATAAATCTATCTTAACTCTATCCATTATTTTATTATCCCAATCAATTACAAAACACAATAAATCAGTAAATTAGCAATAAGTATTATAATTTTATTTTGAGGTTTATAGAATTCCCATGAAAATGCTTTTGAGTTAATTTTTTAAGCGATTGGATTAATCCTGCCGTTGCCTTAGTTCTAATTTTAGATAAAAATTACGAACAACGTATGGATTTAGCTACAAAACATGGTGTCATATTAGAAAAAACCGAAAGGCCTTTTGAAGAATTAGGCGTTTTAAATCCAGCCATTTTTCAGGAAGGAAATTCAGTACACATGTTTTACAGAGCTGCAAAAAAAGGTAACTTTTCTACTGTAGGTTATTGTCGATTCGAAGGACCATTGACCCTGGCAGAAAGAAATACAGAACCCATATTTGTGCCTGAATATATTTATGAGATTCACGGTGTTGAAGATCCGCGAATTTCAAAAATAGACGATTTGTATTACCTTACTTATGTAACGTACGACGGTATTAATGCTTGTGGAGCGCTGGCGGTTTCAAAAGATTTAAAAAAATTTAAAAAGAAAGGAATTATCACACCAAGATTCATCTTGCATGATTTTACAAACCTCATAAGAAAGCATTTGCAAAATCCAAGTATAGCCAAAATACTTGCTTTTAATGTCGAAAGAAATTATCCTTTGACAGAAACTATTAAAGAGAACCTATTTGTATGGGACAAAAACGTGGTTTTATTTCCAAAAAAAATAAACGGAAAATTTGTTGGATTGCACCGCTTATTTCCGTCCATACAAATATTTAGTTTTGAAAACAAAAAGGAACTAACAGAAGATTTTTGGAAAGATTATTTAAAAAACCTTCCTGATTATCTTGTAATGGAACCAAAATATGACCACGAAACAAGTCATATTGGGCCAGGCGCCCCTCCTATCGAAACTCCTGACGGATGGCTCCTTATTTATCACGCTGCCGAAAAGAGAGAAAAAGGATTAGTATATCACGCCTGTGCCGCATTGCTGGATCTTAACAATCCGCAAATTGTATTGTCAAGACTAAAAATACCTTTAATAACACCATCAGAATATTACGAACGCCATGGCTATGTAAACTATGTTGTTTTCCCCACGGGAACCGCAATTTTTGATGACCTATTATATATATATTATGGCGCTGCCGATGATAAAATTGCAGTTGCCTCTACGAACCTAAATGACTTATTAAACGAACTAAAAAGTAATCCCCATGAAAGCAATATCTAATAAATCAAAAATAGTTTTTTTATCAACATTTCCACCAACACAATGTGGAATTGCTACTTACACGCAGGATACAATAAAAGGTATTACCGATGTTTTTGGTAAATCAATCTCATGCGAAATTTGCGAACTGGTTGACAAACCAAACGCAAAATCAACGCAGGCTTTTACTTTAAATACTAAAAACAGAGAAGAATACGCCAAAGTTGCCGAAGAAATAAATAATGACGAAAGCGTTAAACTTGTTCATATTCAACATGAATTTGGATTGTTTGGCGGAAATTACGGCGACCATTTATTAGATTTCTTAAATGTGATTAAAAAACCCGTGACTTTTACATTTCACACCGTACTTCCTAACCCGAATAACGAACTAAAAACGTTTGTAAAATTACTTTTGAGTTACAGCAATTCAGTATTTGTAATGACAAAAAGATCTGAAGAAATATTGATCAATGATTACAATATTCAGGAGCAAACTATTACAACTATATCACACGGAACTCACGTTGTAGTATACGAAGCACCGGAAACTGCAAAAGTAAAATTTGGAATGG
It contains:
- a CDS encoding pesticidal protein Cry7Aa translates to MDLATKHGVILEKTERPFEELGVLNPAIFQEGNSVHMFYRAAKKGNFSTVGYCRFEGPLTLAERNTEPIFVPEYIYEIHGVEDPRISKIDDLYYLTYVTYDGINACGALAVSKDLKKFKKKGIITPRFILHDFTNLIRKHLQNPSIAKILAFNVERNYPLTETIKENLFVWDKNVVLFPKKINGKFVGLHRLFPSIQIFSFENKKELTEDFWKDYLKNLPDYLVMEPKYDHETSHIGPGAPPIETPDGWLLIYHAAEKREKGLVYHACAALLDLNNPQIVLSRLKIPLITPSEYYERHGYVNYVVFPTGTAIFDDLLYIYYGAADDKIAVASTNLNDLLNELKSNPHESNI
- a CDS encoding DinB family protein, which encodes MKEELQKNIVETFKKLNAILSEFSESELNTVPYKGSWTGGQTAQHIILACSGYPDLFAGKTEKTTRKPDEKVKEIEALFLNFNTKMDSPDFIKPEIKDYNKNSLTLSLLTIESELLTASENFDLTLTCLDFEVPGFGKFTILEWVNFGLVHAQRHTKQLHDIFNYVTKL
- a CDS encoding DUF1440 domain-containing protein; this encodes MKSKAGTIFLSGLIAGTLDILAAIIIYAILLEKTTPIKILQSIASSIFKKEAYSGGSQMAWYGLGLHFIIALIFAWFYFTVYPYLPFLKKSALFSGILYGIFVWIIMNLIVLPIVFPVLPAKHFDFPLLLSILILIFCIGFPIAFIVRKFYSFK
- a CDS encoding DUF1328 domain-containing protein: MLRWTVIFIILAIVAGIFGFGGIAAGAASIAKVLFFIFIVLFILSLISGRRKV